One Echinicola strongylocentroti DNA window includes the following coding sequences:
- a CDS encoding acetyl-CoA carboxylase biotin carboxyl carrier protein subunit, whose translation MYSVTVNEKNFSIEQDGGDFLINGTAMDWEVTPIDNRHFHIIKGRKSYQVELVKMDLSQKELTLKINNKSANIKIKDKFDLLLEKLGMNGKANSKLTSVNAPMPGLILEINVQEGDKVKNGQPVMILEAMKMENIIKSPGDGTVKKIHVSTGDSVEKKQVLIQF comes from the coding sequence ATGTACTCAGTTACTGTAAACGAAAAAAACTTTAGTATTGAGCAGGATGGTGGAGACTTTTTGATTAACGGAACCGCCATGGACTGGGAAGTAACCCCAATAGATAACCGTCATTTTCACATTATCAAAGGTCGCAAATCCTACCAAGTGGAACTGGTAAAAATGGACTTGAGCCAAAAAGAACTGACGCTCAAAATCAATAACAAATCCGCTAACATAAAAATCAAGGATAAATTTGACCTATTATTGGAAAAACTGGGCATGAACGGCAAAGCAAATTCCAAGTTGACTTCGGTCAACGCACCAATGCCCGGCTTGATCCTTGAAATCAACGTCCAAGAAGGCGATAAGGTCAAAAATGGCCAACCAGTAATGATCTTGGAAGCCATGAAAATGGAGAACATCATCAAATCACCTGGCGATGGAACGGTAAAAAAAATACACGTTTCGACAGGGGACAGTGTAGAAAAAAAACAAGTCTTGATACAATTTTAG
- the secE gene encoding preprotein translocase subunit SecE, whose translation MNVKNFVVESIDEMKNKVTWPKYSSLQSNAVLVLVASLIFAIVIGLINLGFENIMKWFYDLF comes from the coding sequence ATGAACGTAAAAAACTTTGTTGTAGAGTCAATAGACGAAATGAAGAATAAGGTTACATGGCCGAAGTATTCTTCATTGCAAAGCAATGCTGTGCTGGTTCTTGTTGCCTCGTTGATCTTTGCCATAGTAATTGGCTTGATTAATTTGGGCTTTGAGAACATCATGAAATGGTTTTATGATTTATTCTAA
- a CDS encoding M1 family metallopeptidase, whose protein sequence is MNIRFSFPFLLGIVLLGACSVGRSTVPSANEQPLPVIEKKDSGDVRHLVAGKEAAIKNYRATPDRTFDLLHTSLDLSFDRERELVHGEAGLVLRPYFYPQSKLTLDAQDFDLHRVSLGDSHQELDFSYDSQQLEILLPHTYTAEDTLTIHIRYTAHPTRNGGNGSEAITDTQGLYFIHPIGEETKPVQLWTQGETDHNSKWFPTIDAPNERATHDLKLTVEDRFVTVSNGELVAQEQLRNGFRTDHWVMRQPSAPYLVAFAVGEFVRVEDKWKGIPLGFYVEKPFAEGAKRVFGKTAEMMGFYSGLLGVDYPWQKYDQVVVRDFVSGAMENTTVSIFMEELNMNAREAIDSEYDGIIAHELFHHWFGDYVTTESWSNLPLNEAFANYGEYLWYEHKEGRDAADLQHIGELETYLWEADEKQVDLIRFEYEHNEDMFDSHSYAKGGRVLHMLRDYLGDDAFFAGLNNYLTKHAYRAVEVHDLRLALEEVCGKDLNWFFNQWFLASGHPVLEIDFDYSDPENVVLKVSQQQDLENTPLYVLPFEVSWYAGGERFTREFVLREKHGQFELSNTIPITQAYFDERKVLLAEKHTVRSDDQLKAQFTDSKFGVARYEALDSLRNRNLASFDVEKLVRAGLEDSFWPIREVALNSFGDSISSFGMEDVLLELANEDKNNSVRASAITALAAIDEGDYIDQYLLWMEDSSYYVSGAALDAYLQMEAEGIEREAVARTFQEEQSIRMIIPLIDFFTAQGIPGKGPWMHQVYENTFGQDLYYLIGYYGDYFTKMPEEGSERAIEKLYHTGMHHSASYVRFAAFQSLFGFIDEENVLEKVKAIYGRETNEDIKNQEMYFLSPYEDEN, encoded by the coding sequence ATGAATATTAGATTCTCTTTTCCTTTTTTATTGGGAATAGTGCTGTTGGGTGCCTGCAGTGTTGGTAGATCCACCGTTCCCTCTGCCAATGAGCAGCCGTTACCAGTGATCGAAAAGAAGGATTCAGGTGATGTGCGGCACTTGGTGGCTGGGAAGGAAGCCGCCATAAAAAACTATAGGGCCACACCTGATAGGACGTTTGATTTACTCCATACTTCGCTGGATTTAAGTTTTGACCGGGAGAGGGAGTTGGTGCATGGGGAGGCGGGGTTGGTGCTGAGGCCTTATTTTTATCCCCAGTCCAAGCTGACGTTGGATGCGCAGGATTTTGATCTGCATAGGGTCAGTTTAGGCGATTCTCACCAAGAACTGGATTTTAGTTATGATTCCCAGCAGTTGGAAATTCTACTTCCCCATACCTATACAGCTGAGGATACCCTCACTATTCACATCCGCTATACCGCCCACCCGACAAGGAATGGCGGAAATGGTAGTGAAGCGATCACCGATACACAAGGGCTATATTTTATCCATCCCATCGGAGAAGAAACCAAGCCGGTCCAACTATGGACGCAGGGAGAAACAGACCATAATTCCAAGTGGTTTCCGACCATTGATGCGCCAAATGAGCGTGCTACCCATGACCTGAAGCTCACTGTGGAAGATAGGTTTGTCACGGTAAGTAATGGGGAACTGGTGGCACAAGAGCAGCTCCGAAACGGTTTTCGTACCGATCACTGGGTGATGCGACAGCCCTCAGCTCCCTATTTGGTGGCTTTTGCCGTAGGGGAATTTGTAAGAGTAGAGGATAAATGGAAGGGTATCCCTCTTGGCTTTTACGTCGAGAAGCCATTTGCTGAAGGAGCCAAAAGGGTGTTTGGAAAAACGGCCGAAATGATGGGTTTTTATTCGGGACTTTTGGGAGTCGATTACCCATGGCAAAAGTACGATCAAGTGGTGGTGAGGGACTTTGTGTCAGGAGCCATGGAAAACACCACCGTCTCTATTTTTATGGAGGAGCTCAATATGAACGCTCGGGAAGCAATTGACTCGGAATATGATGGGATTATTGCCCATGAGCTTTTTCACCATTGGTTTGGCGATTATGTAACGACCGAGTCTTGGTCAAATTTACCACTAAATGAAGCCTTTGCCAATTATGGGGAGTACTTGTGGTACGAGCACAAAGAAGGAAGGGACGCAGCTGATCTTCAGCATATAGGAGAGCTGGAAACCTACCTATGGGAAGCGGATGAAAAACAAGTGGACCTGATCCGCTTTGAATATGAACATAACGAGGATATGTTTGACAGCCACTCTTACGCCAAAGGGGGGAGGGTGTTGCATATGTTACGGGATTATTTGGGAGATGATGCGTTCTTTGCAGGGCTGAACAATTACCTGACCAAGCATGCTTATCGCGCTGTGGAGGTGCACGATCTCAGGCTGGCACTGGAGGAAGTCTGCGGCAAAGACCTGAATTGGTTTTTTAACCAATGGTTTTTGGCATCCGGCCACCCTGTCTTGGAGATTGATTTTGATTACAGCGATCCAGAAAATGTGGTTTTGAAAGTATCACAGCAGCAGGACTTGGAAAACACCCCTTTGTATGTTTTGCCTTTTGAGGTGAGCTGGTATGCAGGAGGAGAGCGGTTTACCAGGGAATTTGTCCTTAGGGAAAAGCACGGTCAATTTGAACTGAGCAATACTATCCCGATCACACAGGCCTATTTTGATGAACGAAAAGTGCTGCTCGCTGAAAAGCATACGGTCAGAAGTGATGATCAGCTGAAGGCACAATTTACCGATTCTAAGTTTGGTGTGGCGAGGTATGAGGCTTTGGATAGCTTACGCAACCGTAACCTGGCGTCTTTTGATGTAGAGAAGTTGGTAAGAGCCGGTCTAGAGGATAGTTTTTGGCCGATTCGAGAAGTTGCCTTGAATAGCTTTGGGGACAGCATTTCATCATTTGGGATGGAGGATGTATTGTTGGAGTTGGCAAATGAGGATAAGAACAATAGTGTCAGGGCGAGCGCCATTACTGCGCTGGCAGCGATTGATGAGGGCGATTATATAGATCAGTACCTTCTTTGGATGGAGGATTCATCGTATTACGTATCCGGAGCGGCACTGGACGCATACTTGCAAATGGAAGCTGAAGGAATAGAAAGGGAGGCAGTAGCAAGAACATTTCAAGAGGAGCAAAGTATTCGAATGATTATTCCCCTGATCGATTTTTTTACAGCGCAGGGAATACCAGGGAAAGGACCTTGGATGCATCAGGTGTATGAAAATACATTTGGTCAAGACCTATATTACCTGATAGGTTATTATGGGGATTATTTCACAAAAATGCCAGAGGAGGGCAGCGAAAGAGCTATTGAGAAATTGTACCATACAGGGATGCACCATAGCGCATCATATGTGAGGTTTGCTGCATTTCAGTCACTCTTTGGTTTTATAGACGAAGAAAATGTACTGGAAAAAGTCAAAGCGATCTACGGACGGGAGACCAACGAAGATATCAAAAACCAAGAAATGTATTTTTTGTCGCCTTATGAGGATGAAAATTAA
- the pyrH gene encoding UMP kinase, translating into MKYKRILLKLSGEALMGPNGYGIDSNKLKQYTQEIKKVKELGVELAIVIGGGNIFRGVQGEKVGIDRVQGDYMGMLATLINAMALQSSLEQNDMYTRLMSGIKIESVCEPFIRRRAIRHLEKGRIVIFGAGIGNPYFTTDSTASLRAIEIEAEVVLKGTRVDGVYTADPEKDKNAERYTNISFQEVYEKNLNVMDMTAFTLCQENNLPIIVFDMNKAGNLEDLVKGEEVGTLITSN; encoded by the coding sequence ATGAAATACAAACGAATTCTGCTCAAACTCAGCGGTGAGGCTTTGATGGGGCCCAATGGCTACGGCATTGACTCCAATAAACTAAAGCAATACACCCAGGAAATCAAAAAAGTGAAAGAACTGGGCGTCGAACTCGCCATTGTCATCGGAGGCGGAAACATTTTTAGGGGTGTCCAAGGCGAAAAAGTCGGCATCGACCGCGTACAGGGCGATTACATGGGAATGCTTGCCACACTGATCAACGCCATGGCCCTCCAGAGCTCCTTGGAACAAAACGACATGTACACCAGACTCATGTCAGGAATCAAAATCGAAAGTGTCTGTGAGCCTTTTATCCGTAGAAGGGCCATCCGTCACTTGGAAAAAGGTAGAATTGTGATTTTCGGAGCCGGAATCGGCAATCCTTACTTCACCACGGATTCCACGGCCAGCCTTAGAGCAATAGAGATCGAAGCTGAAGTAGTCCTCAAAGGAACCCGTGTGGACGGTGTATATACTGCCGATCCAGAAAAAGACAAAAATGCGGAACGGTATACCAATATCTCCTTCCAAGAAGTCTATGAGAAAAACCTGAACGTCATGGACATGACGGCATTTACACTCTGTCAGGAAAACAACCTGCCCATTATTGTGTTTGACATGAACAAGGCCGGTAACCTGGAAGATTTGGTAAAAGGAGAAGAAGTTGGTACTTTAATTACCTCAAATTAA
- the frr gene encoding ribosome recycling factor, with amino-acid sequence MEEIQLELEAAKEQMQKAVDHTANELLKIRAGKAMPNLVDGIMVDYYGAPTPLQQVASVNTPDARTLAIKPWEKNLIGEIEKAIINSDLGLAPQNNGEIVILTIPPLTEERRKDLVKYAKNECENGKISIRSARKETNDSLKKLQKEGASEDDVKRAEDKVQKLTDDYSAKIDTLFDKKEADIMKV; translated from the coding sequence ATGGAAGAGATACAGTTAGAACTCGAGGCAGCTAAGGAACAGATGCAAAAAGCTGTCGATCATACCGCCAATGAACTCCTCAAAATCAGAGCTGGAAAAGCCATGCCCAACTTAGTGGATGGCATTATGGTGGATTATTACGGAGCCCCTACGCCCCTTCAGCAAGTGGCTTCGGTCAATACTCCCGATGCCAGGACATTGGCCATCAAACCTTGGGAGAAAAACCTCATCGGTGAAATAGAAAAAGCCATCATCAACTCTGACCTGGGTCTTGCCCCTCAGAATAATGGTGAAATCGTTATCCTTACCATTCCACCACTTACTGAAGAGCGCAGAAAAGATTTGGTAAAGTACGCCAAAAACGAATGCGAAAACGGCAAAATCAGTATCCGAAGTGCCCGGAAAGAGACCAATGACTCTCTGAAAAAACTCCAAAAAGAAGGCGCTTCTGAAGATGATGTCAAAAGAGCAGAAGACAAAGTCCAAAAATTAACGGACGACTACTCTGCCAAAATCGACACCCTATTCGATAAAAAAGAAGCAGATATCATGAAGGTTTAA
- the tuf gene encoding elongation factor Tu, protein MAKATFDRSKPHVNIGTIGHVDHGKTTLTAAITTVLARKGLSELRDFSSIDNAPEEKERGITINTSHVEYQTESRHYAHVDCPGHADYVKNMVTGAAQMDGAILVVAATDGPMPQTREHILLARQVGVPALVVFLNKVDLVDDEELLELVDMEVRELLSFYDFDGDDIPVIQGSALGALNGEDKWEEKVMELMEAVDNYIPLPERLIDKDFLMPVEDVFSITGRGTVATGRIERGVVNSGEAVDIIGMGAEGLKSTVTGVEMFRKILDRGEAGDNVGLLLRGIEKAQIKRGMIICKPGSVTPHSLFKAEVYVLSKEEGGRHTPFFNKYRPQFYLRTTDVTGEVKLPENVEMVMPGDNITMEVQLINKVALEKGLRFAIREGGRTVGAGQVTEILD, encoded by the coding sequence ATGGCAAAAGCAACCTTTGACCGTTCCAAACCGCACGTAAATATCGGTACTATTGGTCACGTCGATCACGGTAAGACTACCTTGACTGCTGCCATTACAACTGTATTGGCTAGAAAAGGTCTTTCTGAATTAAGAGATTTCTCTTCTATCGATAACGCTCCAGAAGAGAAAGAGAGAGGTATCACTATCAACACTTCACACGTAGAGTATCAAACAGAATCAAGACACTATGCACACGTTGACTGTCCTGGTCACGCTGACTACGTGAAAAACATGGTAACTGGTGCTGCGCAGATGGACGGTGCTATTCTAGTAGTTGCTGCCACTGACGGACCAATGCCTCAAACAAGAGAGCACATCCTTCTTGCCCGTCAGGTAGGTGTACCAGCTCTTGTGGTTTTCTTGAACAAAGTGGATTTGGTAGATGACGAAGAGCTTCTTGAGCTTGTAGACATGGAAGTAAGAGAATTGCTTTCTTTCTACGACTTCGATGGAGACGATATCCCAGTTATCCAAGGATCAGCACTTGGCGCCCTTAATGGCGAAGACAAGTGGGAAGAAAAAGTGATGGAATTGATGGAAGCTGTAGATAACTACATTCCACTTCCTGAGCGTCTTATTGACAAAGACTTCTTGATGCCTGTAGAGGACGTATTCTCGATCACTGGTCGTGGTACAGTAGCTACTGGTAGAATAGAAAGAGGCGTGGTAAACTCTGGTGAAGCCGTTGATATCATCGGTATGGGAGCTGAAGGCCTTAAGTCTACCGTAACTGGTGTGGAGATGTTCCGTAAGATTTTGGACAGAGGTGAAGCTGGTGACAACGTAGGTCTACTTCTTAGAGGTATTGAGAAAGCTCAGATCAAGAGAGGTATGATCATCTGTAAGCCAGGTTCTGTAACTCCTCACTCCCTGTTCAAGGCTGAGGTTTACGTACTGTCTAAAGAAGAAGGTGGACGTCACACTCCATTCTTTAACAAATACCGTCCACAGTTCTACTTGAGAACGACAGATGTAACTGGAGAAGTTAAGCTTCCAGAAAACGTTGAGATGGTAATGCCAGGTGATAACATCACCATGGAAGTACAGTTGATCAACAAAGTTGCCTTGGAAAAAGGTCTACGTTTTGCGATCCGTGAGGGTGGTAGAACAGTAGGTGCCGGACAGGTAACTGAAATTCTTGACTAA